A single window of Longimicrobium sp. DNA harbors:
- the hutI gene encoding imidazolonepropionase, protein MTDLPRSAVFVNAAEVALCTGPVRERPHTDPAAVVCGAAVAVEGGVIVAVGPEEAVLDDFPHAERVHCHGGVLTPGFVDSHTHAVFGRYRTEEYALRCTGVPYMEIARQGGGINASVRDLRARSEDELVEMALPRLAEMLRGGTTTAEVKSGYGLSTEDELKTLRAIRRLNDLQPIELIPTFLGAHEVPPEYRERRAAYVDLLVEEMIPAVAESCLARFCDVFMEPGVFGRAESERILRAGIEHGLRPKMHADELEGSGGAELGVELGAASVDHLGDVSEAGIAALAGSSTVATLLPATLFFLGRPRWAPGRALIDAGATVALATDFNPGSSPTPSMHFVLTAACSRMGLSPAEALRAATAGGAAALELCDGRGTLAPGAPADLVLWRASSAAEIPYRLAAPIIDGVWKAGERVG, encoded by the coding sequence ATGACCGACCTGCCCCGCTCCGCCGTCTTCGTCAACGCCGCCGAAGTCGCCCTGTGCACCGGCCCCGTGCGGGAGAGGCCCCATACCGATCCCGCCGCCGTGGTGTGCGGCGCGGCGGTGGCGGTCGAGGGCGGTGTGATCGTGGCGGTGGGGCCCGAGGAGGCCGTGCTGGACGACTTCCCGCACGCCGAGCGTGTGCACTGCCACGGGGGCGTGCTGACGCCCGGGTTCGTGGACAGCCACACGCACGCCGTGTTCGGACGCTACCGCACCGAGGAGTACGCGCTGCGCTGCACGGGCGTGCCGTACATGGAGATCGCGCGTCAGGGCGGCGGCATCAACGCGTCCGTCCGCGACCTGCGCGCGCGCAGCGAGGACGAGCTGGTGGAGATGGCCCTGCCGCGCCTGGCGGAGATGCTGCGCGGCGGCACCACGACGGCGGAAGTGAAGAGTGGATACGGCCTGTCGACGGAAGACGAACTGAAGACGCTCCGCGCCATCCGCCGCCTGAACGACCTTCAGCCCATCGAGCTGATCCCCACCTTCCTCGGCGCGCACGAGGTGCCGCCCGAGTACCGCGAGCGGCGGGCGGCGTACGTGGACCTGCTGGTGGAGGAGATGATCCCGGCCGTGGCGGAAAGCTGCCTGGCGCGCTTCTGCGACGTGTTCATGGAGCCGGGCGTGTTCGGCCGCGCGGAGAGCGAGCGCATCCTGCGGGCAGGCATCGAGCACGGGCTGCGGCCCAAGATGCACGCCGACGAGCTGGAGGGGAGCGGCGGGGCGGAGCTGGGGGTGGAGCTGGGCGCCGCGTCGGTGGACCACCTGGGCGACGTGTCGGAGGCGGGGATCGCCGCGCTGGCCGGCTCATCCACCGTGGCGACGCTGCTGCCGGCAACGCTGTTCTTCCTGGGGCGCCCGCGCTGGGCACCCGGCCGCGCGCTGATCGACGCGGGCGCCACGGTGGCGCTGGCGACGGACTTCAACCCCGGCAGCTCGCCGACGCCCAGCATGCACTTCGTGCTGACGGCCGCCTGCAGCCGCATGGGCCTCAGCCCGGCCGAGGCGCTGCGGGCCGCGACGGCGGGCGGCGCGGCGGCGCTGGAACTGTGCGACGGGCGCGGCACCCTGGCCCCGGGCGCCCCCGCCGACCTGGTCCTCTGGCGCGCTTCGTCCGCGGCCGAGATCCCCTACCGCCTCGCCGCGCCGATCATCGACGGCGTGTGGAAAGCCGGCGAACGGGTGGGGTGA
- a CDS encoding carboxypeptidase regulatory-like domain-containing protein: MRRLTLVLACAATMLPGALAAQTRSAPARAERSTQLEAIRVGPPDRGCVVNPRTGLRTAAVWEAARQVLMETQAAEARGGLFTIRRFHRELDRSTAFVRSAREDSTTERRVTPFRSLPAAELARNGYVRREGNDHVFIAPDATVLLSEEFLDGHCFRVVPGRRAEAGLVGLEFEPVRGRRLPDVSGTLWLDPASADLRSMEFAYTGLPGYAYDEGEVWGGRMEFARTAAGAWMVNRWTLRLPSMGVPTGLYARGMGGGRLRVAVFSEIGGEVLRADGSERAAAPAGVVAGVVFDSAQGAPLPGATVALVGTPYSAHTDSAGAFRIAGVPAGRYEVAFTHPRVDSVGRRVAAVPVQVGASGESRVSLALPAIPASAQVATRRSVQSDTVQLAEVVVTAEARDRNLEGRGFYERERRGMGVHWSGDEFRANGRGRITDHISGTRRIFARPVRDGDFAFVQSNGGKECWVPVFLDGVRVPARRLNDLQRDDVVGVEIYEESDVPGEFMVAGHYAAGGGGACGAIVVWTVLAR, encoded by the coding sequence ATGCGCCGCCTCACCCTGGTTCTCGCCTGCGCCGCAACGATGCTGCCCGGTGCGCTCGCCGCGCAGACGCGGAGCGCTCCCGCTCGGGCGGAGCGCAGCACGCAGCTCGAGGCGATCCGGGTGGGGCCACCCGACCGCGGTTGCGTGGTCAACCCGCGGACCGGGCTGCGTACGGCCGCCGTGTGGGAAGCGGCGCGCCAGGTGCTCATGGAGACCCAGGCCGCGGAGGCGCGGGGCGGCCTGTTCACCATCCGCCGCTTTCACCGCGAGCTGGACCGCTCCACCGCCTTCGTGCGCTCGGCACGGGAAGACAGCACCACCGAGCGCCGGGTGACTCCCTTCCGCAGCCTTCCGGCAGCCGAGCTCGCGCGCAACGGGTACGTACGGCGCGAGGGGAATGACCACGTTTTCATCGCGCCCGACGCCACCGTGCTCCTTTCCGAGGAGTTCCTGGACGGCCACTGCTTTCGCGTGGTTCCGGGGCGCCGGGCCGAAGCCGGGCTGGTGGGGCTGGAGTTCGAGCCGGTGCGCGGCAGGCGCCTCCCCGACGTGAGCGGAACGCTGTGGCTGGACCCCGCGAGCGCAGATCTGCGTTCCATGGAGTTCGCGTACACCGGGCTGCCCGGCTACGCCTACGACGAGGGCGAGGTGTGGGGCGGCCGCATGGAGTTCGCCCGCACCGCCGCGGGCGCATGGATGGTGAACCGCTGGACGCTCCGCCTTCCGTCCATGGGCGTGCCTACCGGCCTGTACGCGCGGGGGATGGGCGGCGGGAGGCTTCGCGTGGCCGTGTTCTCGGAAATCGGGGGCGAGGTTCTGCGGGCGGACGGGAGCGAGCGGGCCGCGGCGCCCGCGGGGGTAGTCGCGGGCGTGGTCTTCGACAGCGCCCAGGGCGCCCCCCTGCCGGGAGCGACCGTGGCGCTGGTGGGCACTCCGTACTCGGCCCACACGGACTCGGCGGGCGCCTTTCGCATCGCGGGGGTGCCCGCCGGCCGCTACGAGGTGGCGTTCACCCACCCGCGGGTGGATTCGGTGGGCCGGCGGGTGGCGGCGGTTCCGGTGCAGGTGGGTGCGTCCGGAGAGAGCCGGGTGAGCCTGGCCCTCCCCGCCATCCCCGCCAGCGCGCAGGTTGCCACGCGCCGCTCCGTGCAGTCGGACACGGTGCAGCTGGCCGAGGTGGTGGTCACCGCGGAAGCGCGCGACCGCAACCTGGAGGGCCGAGGCTTCTACGAACGCGAGCGAAGAGGGATGGGAGTGCACTGGTCGGGTGACGAGTTCCGGGCCAACGGCAGGGGGCGCATCACCGACCACATCTCCGGAACGCGGCGCATCTTTGCGCGGCCGGTGCGCGACGGCGACTTCGCGTTCGTTCAGAGCAACGGAGGAAAGGAGTGCTGGGTGCCCGTGTTCCTGGACGGGGTGCGGGTTCCGGCCCGTCGGCTGAACGACTTGCAGCGCGACGATGTCGTGGGCGTGGAGATCTACGAGGAAAGCGACGTGCCAGGTGAGTTCATGGTCGCGGGCCACTACGCCGCAGGTGGCGGCGGGGCGTGTGGCGCCATCGTGGTGTGGACGGTGCTGGCGCGGTAG
- a CDS encoding DUF5655 domain-containing protein — translation MSSPEQALASQLRNIEAKTGHDLAAHRAAIAVSGKQKHGEVRAWLMETYGLGYGDANTLAHAAAGSKGAAPSSEQGAADPLDDIYTGKKAHLRPIHDAVLSAIQPWGDFEVAPKKGYVALRRKKQFAMLGPKTATRAELGINLKDDVASERVVAQKPGGMCQYVVALATPDELDNEVLSVLRRAYDAAG, via the coding sequence ATGAGCAGTCCCGAACAGGCGCTCGCCTCGCAGTTGCGCAACATCGAAGCAAAGACGGGCCACGATCTCGCCGCGCACCGCGCCGCCATCGCCGTATCCGGCAAGCAGAAGCACGGCGAAGTCCGCGCGTGGCTGATGGAGACATACGGACTCGGCTACGGCGATGCCAACACCCTCGCCCACGCCGCGGCGGGGAGCAAGGGCGCCGCCCCGTCGTCCGAACAAGGCGCCGCCGACCCGCTGGACGACATCTATACGGGCAAGAAGGCGCACCTGCGTCCCATTCACGACGCCGTGCTGAGCGCCATCCAGCCCTGGGGCGACTTCGAAGTTGCGCCCAAGAAGGGCTACGTGGCACTGCGCCGCAAGAAGCAGTTCGCCATGCTCGGCCCCAAGACCGCCACCCGTGCCGAACTGGGCATCAACCTCAAGGACGACGTGGCGAGCGAACGCGTGGTCGCGCAGAAGCCCGGGGGCATGTGCCAGTACGTCGTTGCCCTCGCCACGCCGGATGAGCTCGACAACGAGGTGCTCTCCGTGCTGCGCCGCGCCTACGACGCCGCCGGCTGA
- a CDS encoding addiction module protein has translation MNHLPELLKLSVAERIQLVEDIWDSIAAEASAVALSDEMREELDRRLDDQEANPSLGHSWPEVKARLLTTARDADITARLNSVDGDEPDGLSPGLRQAQAASVAKGPHVEPEEYGRL, from the coding sequence ATGAATCATCTTCCCGAGCTTCTGAAGCTGAGCGTCGCGGAACGCATTCAGCTCGTTGAGGACATCTGGGACAGCATCGCGGCCGAGGCGAGCGCAGTCGCGCTGTCGGACGAAATGCGCGAAGAGCTGGATCGCCGTTTGGATGATCAGGAGGCGAATCCAAGCCTCGGTCACTCCTGGCCCGAGGTCAAGGCGCGGCTTCTCACGACGGCCCGGGACGCGGATATCACGGCGCGCCTGAATTCAGTGGACGGCGACGAGCCGGACGGGTTGTCCCCCGGCCTCCGGCAGGCGCAGGCCGCATCCGTGGCGAAGGGGCCCCATGTCGAGCCGGAGGAGTACGGTCGGCTGTAG